In a single window of the Biomphalaria glabrata chromosome 5, xgBioGlab47.1, whole genome shotgun sequence genome:
- the LOC129926441 gene encoding probable replication factor C subunit 1: protein MFDNVARSNKIMKDFKMANMRTTSGTTDNISVESQSPNINQLKSLFMSPTELQSSTSKKTATESSTSVPAQNLRKSNTKKVSETFKPKLESNDSTIVSKSSLIKPKSESNGSTTVSKSSLIKPKSESNGSTNVSKSSLIRPKSESNDSTNVSKSTLIKPKSESNGSTNVSKSSLIKPKSESNDSTTVSKSSLIRPKSESNDSTNVSKNSSSETPDRGSVLNMIKLFNVQDPTENSNANQSEILIEFGDDITDTSKVGVRKLIEATESKNVKPSNNKIKQQDKRNNNCLSKTNPSQSNSVPETNVKKPKILENSQNPVESGDVTTETTILDVRKLIEASESKNVKPFDNKNKSKDNSSKKQVQSKTGLSKTNLNLDIKTETTANVVKSNIKNNFEAKKDSTKEMSPCSEPMINNKASLLSNSQLELFLTSKDSEDSTIIKPSMLKGGSRPAASEQNVSLESNDVTVLTSEDQKTVFDNEVPADTNKQTKLSVSSDESYDDLTDDVPLTKATLPLYINYPPSADKGSVMVLLFHQMDLDIVVAAIKNKTRKLVKVGGQILAYNPQLFILPEETDTSAIFIYFASTDSGVTWLESVKARDSQIKSLCWAMIGENSVIRGRPAPPSAYTALSITLMKRDDTFQASSSYTEKFQKLKEQVVAPMKEKHGGRTLLSARGVTFAAGDWSSLGVQANELSFVVTQWPSLEKNFKKFRKSFEANKDLSRFCSLHEKRFRKILTAEFDIGQIQLVQSE from the exons ATGTTTGATAATGTTGCCAGaagtaacaaaataatgaaagatTTCAAAATGGCTAACATGCGGACAACGTCAGGAACAACTGATAACATTTCTGTGGAGTCCCAGTCACCTAATATTAACCAACTGAAGTCTCTCTTCATGTCACCCACAGAGTTGCAGTCATCCACCTCAAAGAAAACAGCGACAGAAAGTTCTACCTCGGTGCCTGCACAAAACCTGCGAAAAAGTAATACAAAGAAAGTTTCAGAAACTTTCAAACCGAAATTAGAAAGTAATGACTCTACAATTGTCTCTAAGAGTTCTTTGATCAAACCGAAATCAGAAAGCAATGGCTCTACAACTGTCTCTAAGAGTTCTTTGATCAAACCGAAATCAGAAAGCAATGGCTCTACAAATGTCTCTAAGAGTTCTTTGATCAGACCAAAATCAGAAAGCAACGACTCTACGAATGTCTCTAAGAGCACATTGATCAAACCGAAATCAGAAAGCAATGGCTCTACAAATGTCTCTAAGAGTTCTTTGATCAAACCGAAATCAGAAAGCAACGACTCTACAACTGTCTCTAAGAGTTCTTTGATCAGACCAAAATCAGAAAGCAACGACTCTACGAATGTCTCTAAGAACTCTTCGAGCGAAACTCCTGATAGAGGAAGCGTACTCAACATGATTAAGTTATTTAATGTTCAAGATCCCACAGAAAACTCTAATGCTAATCAATCAGAAATCCTGATTGAATTTGGAGACGACATCACGGACACTTCCAAAGTTGGTGTCAGAAAACTTATAGAAGCTACCGAGAGCAAGAATGTAAAACCGTCTAACAATAAAATCAAACAACaagacaaaagaaacaataattgTTTATCTAAAACTAACCCCAGCCAATCAAATTCAGTTCCAGAAACAAATGTCAAGAAGCCTAAAATCTTAGAGAATTCGCAGAATCCGGTAGAGTCAGGGGACGTAACTACTGAGACCACCATTTTAGACGTACGAAAACTGATAGAGGCTTCAGAGTCCAAGAATGTCAAACCCTTTGATAATAAAAACAAGTCCAAAGATAATAGCAGCAAGAAACAAGTTCAATCCAAAACTGGTTTAAGCAAAACAAATCTGAACTTGGACATAAAGACTGAGACAACTGCTAATGTAGTGAAATCTAATATCAAAAACAACTTCGAGGCGAAAAAAGATTCTACTAAAGAAATGTCTCCGTGCAGTGAGCCAATGATAAACAACAAAGCGTCGCTTCTTTCCAATTCTCAGCTTGAACTTTTCTTGACATCGAAAGACTCTGAAGATTCAACAATTATAAAACCTTCCATGTTAAAAGGTGGGTCACGACCTGCAGCtagtgaacaaaatgtatccttAGAGTCCAATGACGTAACTGTTTTGACATCTGAAGATCAAAAGACTGTCTTTGACAATGAAGTACCAGCagacacaaacaaacagactAAGTTGTCCGTATCGTCTGATGAAAGTTATGATGATTTGACGGATGATGTCCCTTTGACTAAAGCCACTTTGCCGCTGTATATCAACTATCCTCCAAGTGCAGACAAGGGCAGTGTCATGGTACTCTTGTTTCATCAGATGGACCTGGACATTGTCGTCGCAGCCATCAAGAACAAGACGAGGAAACTGGTCAAGGTTGGAGGACAGATCCTAGCGTACAACCCACAG ttgttTATACTTCCGGAGGAGACCGACACCTCCGCCATCTTTATTTACTTCGCGTCCACTGACTCAGGCGTCACTTGGCTCGAGTCAGTAAAGGCTCGTGACTCACAGATCAAAAGTCTCTGCTGGGCCATGATTGGTGAGAACTCGGTCATCCGAGGTCGGCCCGCTCCTCCTTCCGCATACACGGCCTTGAGCATCACCCTGATGAAACGTGACGACACTTTCCAGGCCAGCTCTTCCTACACGGAGAAGTTCCAGAAGCTGAAGGAACAAGTTGTGGCTCCCATGAAAGAAAAGCACGGAGGCCGGACGCTTTTGTCGGCCCGAGGCGTGACGTTCGCAGCTGGAGACTGGTCCAGCCTGGGAGTCCAGGCGAACGAATTAAGCTTCGTGGTGACCCAGTGGCCAAGTCTAGAGAAGAATTTTAAGAAGTTCAGAAAGAGTTTCGAAGCCAATAAAGATTTGAGTCGTTTCTGTTCTCTCCACGAGAAAAGATTTAGAAAGATTTTAACCGCGGAGTTTGATATTGGGCAAATACAATTGGTTCAGTCGGAATAA
- the LOC106058855 gene encoding general transcription factor 3C polypeptide 3-like — translation MDEIETDMDLEVVDNNINTISDEVSLLTDGVRPATTEELVEMLKLAGTEMTVKYLTGEVTFENFSKVLEKSKKSVESKAPPAERQVSSTYATGNIPAFDQLLEEASQEDVVDYEEDEDYEEAEEAKQEQFYDKDEDWLPESKSKKGKSKEEKHAGERKKKKRKQRKKTFDVPKELAGVKGQAMLLRAQGKTDEAVSLLYEIINRMPKAAMPFETLGSIHEDKGELAQALKFYMVAANLKGTHATEWMDLAEMCIAQKEEKMALICFSKALRNATTKDGKLVILQRKCEFLEPSVIKVLQCKEQMLQFMDRSEPRAILTFARHIANEFLENEDENGAISVYQYIHREFPNDIDSEDVHHLAELLMSQKSYEKCIEIIIQHCGVETVFSGTTPSSEELAMTIEKFSRKEVTLDRLTVPHLMPIDLRSKLVQCILLTRSLSSLDILKELINSVIEPDVEHYGDAHYDIAENMVECGFLEEARPILFSLTNSQNFNKAAVWLTYGQCLNALGDIKEAAKAYTHVVELAPGHYNARVTLSSLLQQMGQNDIALDILSKGPTEEGEATADQLLLMHKCQLLHSQGKLNEFISTTKKLLSYHIPGQLKPDFIKIMLALRTTKSRHSLLCTMAGKKVQTEKTAEAETAENKTAKEMSEGEAKKFRASLWDIFFKMCKAMYEKGMTEELHETVTLGLICKQFSRDHGMVKDAEFLCLKVGPLNLNLYHLARSFIIEEKEKTQAYNLYCYIMTKLKEVTDLRFAVRALMKNPNCLALILLNGNARMISGTYKQALTEYLSVLRKTPDNDMALLCSALCLAHIASQAYSTRKNALIAQVICFMTAYKEMRGECQETYYNIGRVLQQLNIPYAAVYYFKKALEFPPCVADVEGTFDLQHEIAYNLALIYQRSNNLSLAQYYIDNYCIV, via the exons ATGGATGAGATCGAGACAGATATGGATTTGGAAGTGGTGGATAACAATATTAACACTATTTCTGACGAG GTATCCCTCCTGACTGATGGAGTACGGCCAGCCACTACCGAGGAActtgttgaaatgttaaaaCTTGCTGGTACAGAAATGACTGTCAAATATTTAACAG GGGAAGTCACTTTTGAAAACTTTTCCAAAGTGCTTGAAAAATCAAAGAAAAGTGTTGAGTCTAAAGCGCCCCCTGCTGAGAGACAGGTTTCCTCTACATATGCCACGGGGAACATACCAGCTTTTGATCAGTTGTTAGAGGAAGCTTCACAGGAGGATGTTGTCGATTATGAAGAGGATGAAGATTACGAAGAGGCCGAGGAAGCCAAGCAGGAACAGTTTTATGACAAAGATGAAGACTGGCTTCCAGAgagcaaaa gtaAGAAAGGAAAATCTAAGGAAGAGAAACACGcaggtgaaagaaagaaaaaaaaaagaaag caaagaaagaaaacatttgatGTGCCTAAAGAGCTGGCTGGTGTCAAGGGGCAGGCAATGCTTCTTCGAGCTCAGGGGAAAACAGATGAAGCTGTTAGTTTGCTGTACGAGATTATCAATAGAA TGCCCAAAGCTGCGATGCCATTTGAAACCCTTGGCAGTATCCATGAAGATAAAGGAGAACTGGCCCAAGCTCTCAAG TTCTACATGGTAGCCGCGAACCTTAAGGGCACACATGCTACTGAGTGGATGGACCTGGCGGAGATGTGCATTGCACAGAAAGAGGAGAAAATGGCtcttatttgtttttctaaag CTTTGAGAAATGCCACAACCAAAGATGGCAAGCTTGTAATCCTTCAAAGGAAGTGTGAGTTTCTGGAACCTTCAGTCATCAAAGTCTTGCAGTGCAAAGAACAAATGCTCCAGTTTATGGATAGGTCCGAGCCCAGAGCCATTCTGACATTTGCAAGACACATCGCCAAT GAGTTTTTAGAGAATGAGGATGAGAATGGAGCTATATCAGTGTATCAATACATTCACAGAGAATTTCCTAACGACATTGACTCTGAAG atGTCCATCATCTGGCAGAACTTTTGATGTCACAGAAAAGTTATGAAAAATGTATTGAG ATTATTATACAACATTGTGGCGTTGAAACAGTTTTCTCTGGCACCACTCCATCATCGGAGGAACTTGCAATGACAATAGAGAAATTTAGTCGTAAGGAAGTGACATTGGACAG GTTGACAGTTCCTCATTTGATGCCAATTGACTTAAGGTCAAAACTAGTTCAATGTATATTGTTAACTAGGTCTTTATCTTCACTAGATATATTAAAG GAATTAATCAACAGTGTTATCGAGCCTGATGTGGAGCACTATGGAGATGCACACTATGATATAGCTGAAAACATGGTGGAGTGTGGTTTTCTAGAAGAGGCTCGGCCGATATTATTTTCCTTGACGAATTCACAGAATTTCAATAAA GCCGCTGTGTGGTTGACTTATGGTCAATGTTTGAATGCACTGGGGGACATCAAGGAGGCTGCCAAGGCTTACACTCATGTTGTGGAACTGGCTCCTGGACATTACAATGCAAGGGTCACTTTGTCCTCACTCTTGCAACAGATGGGTCAAAATGACATAGCCCTGGATATATTGTCGAAAG GACCAACAGAGGAAGGAGAAGCCACTGCTGATCAGTTACTACTTATGCACAAATGTCAACTGCTTCATTCTCAAGGGAAACTTAATGAGTTCATATCGACCACCAAAAAGTTGCTGTCTTACCATATCCCAGGACAACTGAAGCCAGAttttataaaaa TTATGTTGGCATTGAGAACAACAAAGAGTCGCCATAGTTTGCTTTGTACAATGGCTGGTAAAAAAGTTCAGACAG AAAAAACAGCTGAAGCGGAGACAGCGGAAAACAAAACTGCGAAAGAAATGTCAGAAGGAGAAGCCAAAAAGTTTAGAGCCTCGTTATGGGATATTTTTTTCAAG ATGTGTAAAGCTATGTACGAGAAAGGCATGACAGAGGAACTCCACGAGACAGTCAcgcttggtttgatctgtaaacAGTTTTCTCGTGACCATGGTATGGTAAAG gaTGCTGAATTCTTGTGTTTGAAAGTGGGTCCATTGAATTTGAATCTCTACCACTTGGCCAGAAGTTTCATTATAGAG gagaaagaaaaaacgcAGGCTTACAACTTGTATTGTTACATCATGACTAAACTGAAAGAGGTCACAGATCTGAGATTCGCTGTCAGAGCTTTAATGAAG AATCCTAACTGTCTTGCACTGATTCTATTGAATGGTAATGCCAGAATGATCTCAGGGACTTACAAGCAAGCTTTGA CGGAGTATTTGTCAGTGTTGAGAAAGACGCCAGATAATGACATGGCCCTGTTATGCTCAGCTTTATGTCTGGCCCACATTGCCTCGCAGGCATACTCCACCAGGAAAAATGCGCTGATTGCTCAG GTGATTTGTTTTATGACGGCTTATAAAGAGATGCGTGGGGAGTGTCAGGAAACTTATTACAACATTGGTAGAGTCTTACAGCAACTCA ATATTCCCTATGCTGCTGTGTATTATTTCAAGAAGGCCCTGGAGTTTCCTCCCTGTGTTGCAGACGTAGAG GGTACGTTTGATCTTCAGCATGAGATTGCCTACAACCTGGCCTTGATTTACCAGCGTTCCAATAATCTCAGCCTGGCCCAGTACTACATAGAcaattattgtattgtttaa